One window of Plasmodium relictum strain SGS1 genome assembly, chromosome: 14 genomic DNA carries:
- a CDS encoding ubiquitin-conjugating enzyme E2, putative — MWYDNERIPEEEGASKLLVGKTFAYFPKYVDNENSGINNKKLYEGNLDNIDNIKFDNKEYVLITQRLGRTIIPLNPELLAHSTFDQEIIDSYLNEIHENVHNYSILTEYSFLMNEIPRSFYCLPQPDNLLVWDVFIILYSTLYKNGKFKLQIRLGENYPHSIPEVYFLTPVFHPLINPLTGKLNLGLQLNKWNPTSHYMSLIFLYIKRIFHLQDEYTKEIIENEEAYFLFNNDKEMFLKNVKKSVEESNKAIYNKIDNSMFNFEENEDNTEIRKKLESIKNDQNCSKKTEAFIHWLINDYPNETDQDNINISDRNIEHEEKEIHKNKGNKGYDEKDDENNKKNDYNDKENKSDKKKYYDDKENESNKKNDYNDKENKSDKKKYYDNKENESNKKNDYDDKENKSNKKNDYDDKENESYKKKDYDGKDQNDRKNDYDDIENESNKKNDYDDKENENNKKNNYADKENKSDKNDYNKKDNENNNKNKYIKENENVKKNDYDDKENENSKKNNDVEIGEKIRKKKKK; from the coding sequence atgtgGTATGATAATGAAAGAATTCCAGAAGAAGAAGGAGCGAGCAAATTGTTGGTAGGAAAAACATTTGCTTATTTTCCGAAGTACGtagataatgaaaatagtggcattaacaataaaaaattatatgaaggtaatttagataatattgataatattaaatttgataataaagaatatgtATTAATTACACAGAGGTTAGGAAGAACAATAATACCATTAAACCCTGAACTTTTAGCTCACTCAACATTTGATCAAGAAATTATTGAtagttatttaaatgaaatacaTGAAAATGTACATAATTATTCTATATTAACTGAATACTCATTTCTTATGAATGAAATTCCTAGAAGCTTTTACTGTTTACCACAACCCGATAACTTACTAGTATGGgatgtttttattattttatatagtaCACTTTATAAGAAtggaaaatttaaattacaaatacGCTTAGGTGAAAACTATCCTCATTCTATTCCTGAAGTATATTTCTTAACTCCTGTTTTTCATCCATTAATTAATCCCCTAACGGGAAAACTAAATTTAGGTTTGCAACTAAATAAATGGAATCCTACCTCTCATTATATGtccttaatatttttatatataaaaaggatTTTTCATTTACAAGACGAATAtacaaaagaaataattgaaaatgaagaagcatattttttatttaataatgataaagaaatgttccttaaaaatgtaaaaaagtCTGTCGAAGAATCAAATAAAGctatatataacaaaattGATAATTCTATGTTTAAttttgaagaaaatgaagataatacagaaataaggaaaaaattagaaaGTATAAAGAATGATCAAAATTGTAGTAAAAAAACAGAAGCCTTTATACATTGGCTAATTAATGATTACCCCAATGAAACCGATCAAgacaatataaatatatcagATCGAAATATAGAacatgaagaaaaagaaatccataaaaataaaggtaATAAAGGTTATGATGAAAAagatgatgaaaataataaaaagaacgattataatgataaagaaaataaaagtgataaaaaaaaatattatgatgataaagaaaatgaaagtaataaaaagaatgattataatgataaagaaaataaaagtgataaaaaaaaatattatgataataaagaaaatgaaagtaataaaaagaatgattatgatgataaagaaaataaaagtaataaaaagaatgattatgatgataaagaaaatgaaagttataaaaaaaaagattatgaTGGAAAAGATCAAAATGATAGAAAAAACGATTATGATGATATAGAAAatgaaagtaataaaaagaatgatTATGATGacaaagaaaatgaaaataataaaaaaaataattatgctgataaagaaaataaaagtgataaaaatgattataataaaaaagataatgaaaataataataaaaataagtatattaaagaaaatgaaaatgttaaaaaaaatgattatgatgacaaagaaaatgaaaattctaaaaaaaataatgatgtaGAAATTGgtgaaaaaataagaaaaaaaaaaaaaaagtaa
- a CDS encoding microtubule associated katanin, putative — protein MLNSILYKKIKLTDDIVKKFEVIRAFKYKHTLTKNLAWSYDGELLLTSNGNDSLTVYSLVKGNSLKTLHSKNCGVDVIRFLNNSNDMIVCSTKSNNLEHKQFLRFWDIKENKYLKSLPQIGNICELNGICVNQNKKLMLVNSDDGHIKLYYMNCDSPLILYKSNFMRPVSSFDNEGVIFAASFGKQEIHFYDLLMYDSGEYNIFNLKNNMNKEEFITNLLFTPNNKSIIVSTNENKHFRIDSITGCYICSYNYPTYSENNNFYDISSNLIEEKKNSSNSIINFCDQLNDSDNNNLSCHFENSKNDFFLPTITPDGKYIMCGWKDSGIHIWNENGNYITSLYGHEGPPKNVSFNPKCSILASSCLNIALWQPSM, from the exons ATGCTGAAttctatattatataaaaaaattaaattaactGATgatatagtaaaaaaatttgaagtAATAAGagcatttaaatataaacatactttaacaaaaaatttagCATGGAGTTATGATGgagaattattattaacatcAAATGGAAATGATTCTTTAACAGTGTATAGTTTAGTAAAAGGAAATAGTTTAAAAACATTACATAGTAAAAACTGCGGAGTTGATGTTATaagatttttaaataatagtaatgaTATGATTGTTTGTTCAACGAAATCTAATAATTTAGAACATAAACAATTTTTGAGATTTTGggatataaaagaaaataaatacttAAAATCATTACCACAAATTGGGAATATATGTGAATTAAATGGTATTTGTgtaaatcaaaataaaaaactaaTGTTAGTTAATTCTGACGATGGccatataaaattatattatatgaatTGTGATTCTCCTTTAATCCTATATAAATCCAATTTTATGAGACCTGTTTCTTCTTTTGATAATGAAGGAGTTATATTTGCTGCTTCATTTGGTAAACAagaaattcatttttatgatTTGTTAATGTATGACAGTGGTGAGtacaatatttttaatttaaaaaataatatgaataaagaAGAATTCATCACAAATCTCTTGTTTACACCAAATAATAAATCGATAATAGTTTCTACTAATGAAAATAAGCATTTTAGAATTGATTCTATTACGGGATGTTATATATGTTCTTATAATTATCCTACTTATTcggaaaataataatttttatgatataaGTAGTAACTTGAtcgaagaaaaaaaaaattcctcaaattctattattaatttttgcGATCAATTAAATGATTCAGACAATAACAATTTAAGTTGTCATTttgaaaattcaaaaaatgatttttttcttcCAACTATCACACCTGATGGGAAGTACATTATGTGTG GTTGGAAAGATTCAGGTATTCACATTTGGAATGAAAATGGAAATTATATAACATCTTTATACGGACATGAag GTCCTCCCAAAAATGTGAGCTTTAATCCGAAGTGCTCTATACTGGCTTCaa GCTGCTTAAATATAGCTTTGTGGCAACCATCTATGTAA
- the DOC2 gene encoding double C2-like domain-containing protein, putative — MFDKFKNIINLNKSNAEKEEPKNVEINENQDSNSPPPDETPVGEADEKTFFDEMLGAPQYTYDEFLEVLRAPQEERGDTEDAKKHWGYPRRWKVILWDLQIQNYMNNDFNAFVDFDFGGNREECRIQRGTTMKIYAKGKTKNSLRTHVVSNVAAEQKKNMNFRNVFEYRGSYLDLENEKLRIKVWEYKQFTLNKLEGIYEEPLLSFAVGEVYNETTLYKFIKDSRVKRCRLFFQLYFQELYDFELSFLNWSFSDLLSSACMQARSLSYLADPDKIKKRYIEDGKCNIFPFVCKNTRKLKNKNKFGKKKSDKNTNPNLSFNTAASEDSIDSTKNNETTKNLENLFFRNLSLMQNVEENEDLSYKKLENVKLPNPRVTITLTHTPKGHEGLNLVSIEQKNIDFPIWDNLGEIYFRGTLRDLDVSYLNIKVEDMSAPKAIREIGICQIPLKGIVDYPYVMHELEAPSWLIEEAKYEGWEKKLEEWKLGTLEGKVMIARVPRYRQIGDIYHVDHRHCYLIVHILHIDQIVTIDNIKELDSYVEVSFDETSRRTRVIKKTLVPNYDSLISIPLRFNNKNEINYQNFSKKGRIYIDVWGKAEDIVYIGGTSINPYEIFFNEKNLKRSTTKLEHIDLETNVKTNYDTIVFKGCKKLSFLHDDQRMSNIHFSIWTYPDILSNDNDKISAPPVFNTTMNFPIKLAEKYEKLKRLYMEVLKTIKAIPESCVDISTSKRFFNYELYNQRKEYHFLPTLITNIKSPYCAESTNGIFHYIRCIPFIHKKENLAFTPDFTLQLKGGNALDHSLLLCSLFLGIPVISFVCFGTLWDNQKHSWVATFEFNEEKNYGLVKFWETTTGNVYVLKKRFQDLNKLKGIEIKLSETKYKSHLRYGFIQKNNENNANMSSIKEETKRHIKHLFKNRQTDVPIGGPSLPYKTIDLIFNNKNIYLNLQDPNPLNIWYDYWRFDFWFPFSSIEYNIQPCFTIKSFSHKMEDMELDRIAKDLRNNIEKNITIFRASRNLSTRWNRDETLELFLQVGLELLHQLNTSRNEDALLAKVKIEDWKKALYYKVPQSHRLLGFPYHFNTSKSKFISDKLISTLAILESRDRSLCLSLAVCLYSLPGDFISVYIYIITCVKITQRELKKLEIVKEKAQRKAEIKNSKKKKEMKSENIEVKNIEEIEKKDDQTLKPFEEILKYDISKLEEYNNEQKKEKGNKKEEEEEEEEEEEEGEERGRDREEKKNRYKNKENSEEKDISDNFSQSGNENYKKKKLRRAVDLVNLMQKLKKRDTVNNENKEAIDGDSKDNELDKINNLNKKASIKDEERIDEFKHENEDSVKVPNEISNSFEKKELQNKKSRSLKNSQKMDNEKIKEEKGSFKKKKKKKENRKKNKELKFENLNLSKNYFEEEKKKLQKDIEKLEKEKEEFKRQKVLREEKEKQMLLEEKLKLQKEKELFENEKLERQMSLMLRRKEWEKKKEEEFKKMIEEEKLKKEKIIKEIKKRKERERERERERERERERERERERERERKREREREREKEKEKEKEREREKEKEKEKEKEKERERERERKKEKEREREKEREREREKEREREKEREREREREKEKEKEREREREKEREREKEKEKERKRQKENELREKYIYANEHRNISSFDEKLDLNQICSRNSNFDDESKKKKKTIKIHANRKEHSVYSSSYTEDKYINRNDNLNEENIARYLYYKTKNENIGKKNYRYDEPHYGKDMKNMTYSEMKKSDLFKGFVVLSEKKKKILIVKKH, encoded by the exons ATGTTCgacaaatttaaaaatattattaatctaAATAAAAGTAACGCAGAAAAAGAAGAACCAAAAAATGTTGAGATAAATGAAAATCAAGATTCTAATTCACCACCACCTGATGAAACCCCCGTCGGAGAAGCGGAtgaaaaaactttttttgaCGAGATGCTAGGGGCACCCCAATATACTTATGATGAATTTTTGGAAGTTTTAAGAGCTCCTCAAGAAGAAAGAGGAGATACAGAAGATGCAAAAAAACATTGGGGATACCCTAGGAGGTGGAAAGTTATTTTGTGGGATTTACAAATTCAGAATTATATGAACAATGACTTTAATGCTTTTGTAGATTTTGATTTTGGTGGTAATAGAGAAGAGTGTAGGATACAA AGGGGAACAACtatgaaaatatatgcaaaaggaaaaacaaaaaacagTCTAAGAACTCATGTAGTTTCTAATGTTGCTgctgaacaaaaaaaaaatatgaatttcCGGAATGTTTTTGAATATAGAGGCTCTTATTTAGATTTAGAAAAcgaaaaattaagaataaaagTATGGGAGTATAAACAATttacattaaataaattagaagGGATATATGAAGAACCATTACTATCTTTTGCTGTTGGAGAGGTATATAATGAAACAActctatataaatttataaaggaTTCAAGAGTTAAACGTTGTCgcttattttttcaattatattttcaaGAATTGTATGATTTtgaattatcttttttaaattggtCTTTTAGTGATTTATTATCGTCTGCATGTATGCAAGCTAGAAGCCTAAGCTATCTTGCAGATccagataaaataaaaaaaagatacatAGAAGATGGGAAATGTAATATTTTTCCTTTCGTTTGTAAAAATACaaggaaattaaaaaataagaataagtttggaaaaaaaaagtccgataaaaatacaaatccaaatttatcttttaatacTGCAGCTTCAGAAGATTCAATTGATAGTACAAAAAATAACGAGACTACAAAAAACCTagaaaatttgttttttcgAAATTTGAGCTTAATGCAAAATGTAGAAGAAAATGAGGATTtatcttataaaaaattagaaaatgtTAAATTACCTAATCCTAGAGTAACAATTACATTAACACATACACCAAAAGGCCATGAGGGATTAAACTTAGTATCAatagaacaaaaaaatattgactTCCCTATATGGGATAATTTGggagaaatatattttagagGAACACTAAGAGATCTGGATGTTTCCtatttaaat ATTAAAGTAGAAGATATGTCAGCACCTAAAGCAATCCGAGAAATTGGAATTTGTCAGATTCCATTAAAAGGAATCGTTGATTATCCATATGTTATGCATGAATTAGAGGCACCTTCATGGCTGATTGAAGAGGCAAAATATGAAGGTtgggaaaaaaaattagaagaaTGGAAACTAGGAACTCTAGAAGGAAAAGTCATGATTGCAAGAGTACCTAGGTATAGACAAATAGGAGATATTTATCATGTGGATCATAGACATTGTTATTTAATTGTTCATATATTACATATAGATCAAATTGTTACTATAGATAATATTAAAGAATTAGATAGTTATGTAGAGGTGTCTTTTGATGAAACTAGTAGAAGAACTAGAGTAATTAAGAAAACGTTGGTCCCTAATTACGACAGTCTCATTTCTATACCTTTaagatttaataataaaaatgaaataaattaccaaaattttagtaaaaaagggcgtatatatatagatgTATGGGGAAAAGCAGAAGATATTGTATATATAGGTGGAACTTCCATAAATCcctatgaaatattttttaatgaaaaaaatttaaaaagaagtACAACTAAATTAGAACATATAGATTTAGAAACTAATGTAAAAACAAATTATGATACTATTGTTTTCAAAGGATGTAAAAAGTTGTCATTTTTACATGATGATCAAAGAATGtcaaatattcattttagtATATGGACCTATCCAGATATATTAAGTaatgataatgataaaatatcTGCACCACCTGTTTTTAATACCACAATGAATTTTCCAATTAAATTAGcagaaaaatatgaaaaattaaaaagattaTATATGGAAGtattaaaaacaataaaagcTATACCTGAGAGTTGCGTTGATATTTCAACTTCTAAAAggttttttaattatgaattatataatCAAAGAAAAGAATATCATTTTCTACCTACATTAATAACTAATATCAAATCTCCATATTGTGCTGAATCAACTAACggaatatttcattatatacGGTGTATACcttttattcataaaaaagaaaatttagcGTTTACACCGGATTTTACTTTACAATTAAAAGGAGGAAATGCTTTAGATCACAGCTTATTGCTATGTAGTTTGTTTTTAGGTATCCCAGTTATTTCTTTTGTATGTTTTGGAACATTATGGGATAATCAAAAGCACTCGTGGGTTGCTACTTTTGAgtttaatgaagaaaaaaattatggtCTTGTAAAATTTTGGGAAACAACTACTGGTAACgtttatgttttaaaaaaaagatttcaAGATTTAAATAAACTGAAAGgtatagaaataaaattaagtgaaacaaaatataaatcaCATTTAAGATATGgatttatacaaaaaaacaatgaaaataatgCAAATATGAGTAGTATTAAAGAAGAAACAAAAAGACATATTAAACAcctatttaaaaatagacAAACAGATGTACCTATAGGTGGGCCATCTTTGCCTTATAAGACTATAGatcttatatttaataataaaaatatttatttaaatttgcAAGATCCGAATCCCTTAAATATTTGGTATGATTATTGGAGATTTGATTTTTGGTTTCCTTTCTCTTCTATTGAATACAATATACAACCTTGTTTTACTATAAAAAGTTTCAGTCACAAAATGGAAGATATGGAATTGGATAGAATTGCAAAAGACCTTAGAAacaatattgaaaaaaatattactatttttagAGCTTCAAGGAATTTATCTACTCGTTGGAATCGTGATGAAACCctagaattatttttacaagTTGGTTTAGAACTACTTCATCAATTAAATACATCGAGGAATGAAGATGCACTGTTAGCAAAAGTAAAAATTGAAGATTGGAAGAAAGctttatattataaagtaCCTCAAAGTCATAGATTATTAGGATTTCCTTACCATTTTAATACATCAAAATCTAAATTTATTTCTGACAAACTCATAAGTACTTTAGCTATTCTGGAATCTAGAGATAGATCATTGTGTCTTTCTTTAGCTGTTTGCTTATATAGTCTTCCCGGGGATTTTATATCtgtgtatatttatataattacatGTGTTAAAATAACTCAAAGAGAACTGAAAAAATTGGAAATTGTAAAAGAAAAG GCACAAAGAAAAgctgaaattaaaaattcaaaaaaaaaaaaagaaatgaaatcTGAAAATATAGAAGTCAAAAATATTGAAgagatagaaaaaaaagatgatcAAACTCTAAAACCTTTTGAAGAAATTCTAAAATATGATATATCTAAATTAGAGGAATATAACAATGAacaaaaaaaggaaaagggaaataaaaaagaggaaGAGGAAGAGGAAGAGGAAGAGGAAGAGGAAGGAGAAGAAAGAGGAAGAGAtagagaagaaaaaaaaaatagatataaaaataaagagaattcagaagaaaaagatataagTGACAATTTTTCACAAAGTGGTAacgaaaattataaaaaaaaaaaacttagaAGAGCTGTAGATTTAGTTAATTTAATgcaaaaattgaaaaaaagagatactgttaataatgaaaataaggaAGCTATAGATGGTGATAGCAAAGATAATGAATTagacaaaataaataatttaaacaaAAAGGCTTCTATAAAGGATGAAGAACGCATTGATGAATTTAAGCATGAGAATGAAGATTCAGTAAAAGTACCAAATGAAATAAGCAACagttttgaaaaaaaagaacttcaaaataaaaaaagtagaagTTTGAAAAATTCTCAAAAAATGGATAATGAAAagataaaagaagaaaaaggaagcttcaaaaaaaaaaaaaaaaaaaaagagaatagaaaaaaaaataaagaattaaaatttgaaaatttaaatctaTCAAAAAACTATtttgaagaagaaaaaaaaaaattacaaaaagaTATCGAAAAACTTGAAAAAGAGAAGGAAGAATTTAAAAGACAAAAAGTTCTTAGAGAAGAAAAAGAGAAGCAAATGCTATTAGAAGAAAAGTTAAAgttacaaaaagaaaaagagctTTTTGAAAATGAGAAATTAGAAAGGCAAATGTCGCTTATGCTAAGGAGAAAAGaatgggaaaaaaaaaaagaggaagAATTTAAGAAAATGATTGAAGaagagaaattaaaaaaagaaaaaataataaaagaaataaaaaagagaaaagaaagagaaagagaaagagaaagagaaagagaaagagaaagagaaagagaaagagaaagagaaagagaaagagaaagaaaaagagaaagagaaagagaaagagaaaaagaaaaagaaaaagaaaaagaaagagaaagagaaaaagaaaaagaaaaggaaaaggaaaaagaaaaagaaagagagagagaaagagaaagaaaaaaagaaaaagaaagagaaagagaaaaagaaagagaaagagaaagagaaaaagaaagagaaagagaaaaagaaagagaaagagaaagagaaagagaaaaagaaaaagaaaaagaaagagaaagagaaagagaaaaagaaagagaaagagaaaaagaaaaagaaaaagaaagaaaaagacaaaaggaaaatgaactaagagaaaaatatatatatgcaaatGAGCATAGGAATATAAGTAGTTTTGATGAAAAATTAGACCTGAATCAAATATGTTCAAGAAAttcaa attttgATGatgaaagtaaaaaaaaaaaaaaaacaataaaaatacacGCTAATAGAAAGGAACATAGTg tatatagTTCCAGCTATACAGAagacaaatatataaatagaaatgataatttaaatgaagaaaatatagcaaggtatttgtattataaaacaaaaaatgaaaatattggaaaaaaaaattataggtATGATGAACCTCATTACGGTAAAGATATGAAAAACATGACATACagtgaaatgaaaaaaagtgATTTATTTAAAGGTTTTGTTGTTCtttctgaaaaaaaaaaaaaaattttaatagtaAAGAAGCACtga
- a CDS encoding glucose inhibited division protein a homologue, putative, translating to MFLNLYNLRNKKTLFYVILLFIQLILPYNFYHLKKRNSLFLGPSYSFKKKKRNEIKNIRIFNEKCICKSVDKNYDVIVIGGGHSGCEASYISSKLNAKTLLITQNKNSIGEMSCNPSIGGIGKGILVKEIDALGGLMGKVIDKSGIHFKILNLKKGLAVRGHRAQADRDLYNYYMKEYIFNTKNLYIIENTVQSLLIENFEDNKKRVYGIKNKCSCEFYAYNVILTTGTFLGGICHIGKEKYYGGRLKRIFNYPPHNNLHESKNNLSNNIDLNNNNGNIEIKKNIYFNKNAYNYSEKCSININDNVDTIFDNLIESSSKSISNQLKENNFEIKRMKTGTPPRLDINSINFDILDKEDTEKKNSFYFSFLNSNKTNNNKTLPCYKTYTNENTHELVKKYLNELPDFDCYDKLGNGPRYCPSIAKKVTKFSEKKKHIIWLEPEGLNGTLIYPNGLSSAFPIHIQRKIVNSIEGLEKAKIIFPAYDVEYYYVNPNCLKHTLETKNVKGLFLSGQICGTTGYEEAACQGIIAGINAALNSYKNKRDIKSFILQRNNSYIGVLIHDLINKGITEPYRMFTSRAEYRLYLRPDNSDIRLTPKAEQLGIVSKERIYILKQKYGSVNKLIFIFKKLFFNNIQESSRNENINSCSIENNYSNENDYKMNFSNQGYLNDCEKYIKTKSFKSIDENNESKNVISGYKNSQKNNCTGKILIHSNDIKCTNNTSIYSKDSTNLRLKSNKNIKTLYNVLKSGVEYPLDILLHKLKGMQNSSDFKNLLLNNENHLSIYIDKYNFDESFLKCKDILINLTTLETACAEVKYSPYLKKQIQEINKINNNLNLTIPSYIKYNRDNFPYLSNEEIEKLNKFKPQTLYDANKIEGVTISAIYYLYYYIKNQKHKCNKKLV from the exons ATGTTTTTAAACCTCTataatttaagaaataaaaaaacattattttatgttatattacTCTTTATTCAATTAATTTTACCTTacaatttttatcatttaaaaaaaagaaactcACTTTTTTTGGGACCATCCTATTCATTtaa aaaaaaaaaaagaaatgaaataaaaaatatcagaatatttaatgaaaaatgtaTATGCAAAAGTGTAGACAAAAATTATGATGTTATAGTTATAGGAGGAGGGCACAGTGGATGTGAAGCAAGTTATATAAGCTCGAAATTAAATGCAAAGACTTTATTAATAactcaaaataaaaatagtatagGTGAAATGTCGTGTAATCCATCTATTGGTGGAATAGGTAAAGGCATTTTAGTAAAAGAAATTGACGCATTGGGTGGATTAATGGGTAAGGTAATAGATAAAAGTGGaattcattttaaaattttgaacTTAAAGAAAGGCTTAGCTGTAAGAGGGCATAGAGCACAGGCAGATAgagatttatataattattatatgaaagaatatattttcaatacgaaaaatttatatattattgagAATACTGTGCAATCATTattaattgaaaattttgaaGATAATAAGAAAAGAGTTTatggaataaaaaataaatgctCTTGTGAGTTTTATGCCTATAATGTTATTTTAACAACTGGCACATTTTTAGGTGGTATTTGCCACAtaggaaaagaaaaatactaTGGGGGAAGACTTAAAAGAATATTCAATTATCCTCCTCACAATAATTTACAtgaatcaaaaaataatttatcaaataatatagaccttaataataataatggaaatattgaaataaagaaaaatatttattttaataaaaatgcatACAATTATTCTGAAAAGTGtagtattaatataaatgacaATGTTGACACTATATTTGATAATTTGATAGAGTCATCCAGCAAAAGTATTTCAAATCaactaaaagaaaataattttgaaataaagAGAATGAAAACGGGAACTCCTCCGAGATTAGATATAAATAGCATAAATTTTGATATATTAGATAAAGAAgatacagaaaaaaaaaactctttttatttttcttttttaaacagcaataaaacaaataataataaaacgTTACCTTGTTACAAAACATATACAAATGAGAACACACATGAgttagtaaaaaaatatttaaatgaattacCAGATTTTGATTGTTATGATAAATTGGGGAATGGACCTAGGTATTGCCCCTCTATAGCTAAAAAAGTAACAAAAttttctgaaaaaaaaaaacatattatatGGTTAGAACCAGAAGGGCTTAATGGCACTTTAATTTATCCTAATGGATTGAGTTCTGCTTTTCCTATACATATACAAAGAAAAATAGTGAATTCTATAGAAGGGTTGGAAAAagcaaaaataatttttccaGCATATGATGTAGAGTACTACTACGTTAATCCTAACTGTTTAAAGCACACTCTAGAAACAAAAAATGTTAAGGGGCTATTTTTATCCGGGCAAATATGCGGTACAACAGGATATGAGGAAGCTGCATGCCAAGGAATTATTGCAGGAATAAACGCAGCAttaaattcatataaaaataaaagggaTATAAAAAGTTTCATATTACAGAGAAATAATAGCTATATAGGCGTTTTAATACAcgatttaataaataaaggtATTACAGAACCTTATAGAATGTTTACATCAAGAGCTGAATATAGATTATATCTAAGACCTGACAATAGTGATATTAGATTAACACCAAAAGCAGAACAATTAGGAATAGTTTCTAAAGaaagaatttatatattaaagcaGAAATATGGTTcagtaaataaattaatttttattttcaaaaaattattttttaataatattcaaGAATCAAGtagaaatgaaaatataaattcttGTAGTATTGAGAATAATTattcaaatgaaaatgattacAAAATGAATTTTTCTAATCAAGGTTATTTAAATGATTgtgaaaaatatatcaaaacGAAAAGTTTCAAAAGtattgatgaaaataatgaatctAAGAACGTAATTAGTGGTTATAAAAActcacaaaaaaataattgcaCTGGAAAAATACTTATACATAGCAATGACATAAAATGCACTAATAACACATCAATTTATTCAAAAGACAGTACTAATTTAAGGttaaaatcaaataaaaatataaaaacattatATAATGTTCTAAAAAGTGGAGTAGAATACCCTTTAGACATACTATTGCATAAATTAAAAGGTATGCAAAATTCTAgtgattttaaaaatttgttattaaatAACGAAAATCATCTCAGTATCTACatagataaatataatttcgATGAATCATTTCTAAAATGTAAggatattttaataaatttaacaaCTCTAGAAACTGCTTGTGCAGAAGTTAAGTATTCTCCCTATTTAAAGAAGCAGATTCAagaaataaacaaaataaataacaatTTGAACTTAACTATTCCTTCTTACATCAAATATAATag agataattttccatatttatcaaatgaagaaattgaaaaattgaataaatttaaaCCTCAAACATTGTATGATGCTAATAAAATTGAAGGTGTAACTATAAGTgctatttattatttatactattacataaaaaatcaGAAACATAAatgtaacaaaaaattagtataa